The Defluviitalea raffinosedens genome contains the following window.
GAAAAAGATGCGGAAGAATTTATTACTGCCATGTTGTCCGTTGATTCGTCAAAAACCTTTGCCTTTGCAATTACATTGGATGATAATGTTATTGGAAGTATAGGTATTTTCCGATGTGACAATATCCACTACAGAACTGCGGAAATGGGATATTATATAGGTGAGTCCTATTGGGGGAAGGGATATGCCACAAGTGCCGTTAAGCAGGCATGTAAATATGTATTTGAACATTCTGATATCATAAGAATTTTTGCTGAACCATTTGCTCATAATGTGGGATCGTGCCGAGTTCTTGAAAAAGCTGGGTTCCAGTATGAAGGAACTTTGCGCAGCAATGCAGTAAAAAATGGTGAGATTTTGGATATGAAAATGTATGCCCTAATTAGAAAGTAGAGATTATGATCTTGATATAACGTATTGTATGTCATTCCATAAAACGGGTGTTGTAAGACAGTACCTTGGAGCATTCCATGAGCTTGTGTTATATAGGGTAGAACTATGTGACACTATTAAGGCTGCAGTGGAAGAGCTATCAAGATATAAAAACAGTATGGTACCATTGCTTCAAAAAGATATGCATAAATTATTCAAATAGATTATAGAGAAAACGA
Protein-coding sequences here:
- a CDS encoding GNAT family N-acetyltransferase, coding for MDCVIRKWKLDDKSDLAKILNNKKILNNLRDGLPYPYTEKDAEEFITAMLSVDSSKTFAFAITLDDNVIGSIGIFRCDNIHYRTAEMGYYIGESYWGKGYATSAVKQACKYVFEHSDIIRIFAEPFAHNVGSCRVLEKAGFQYEGTLRSNAVKNGEILDMKMYALIRK